A genomic window from Candidatus Liberibacter americanus str. Sao Paulo includes:
- a CDS encoding DNA polymerase III subunit chi yields the protein MTEFIFYRIHDDWRIQFYKLLHKIYNKDYVISVQCGSESVRDSLNEYLWNYKADSFLPHGIDTGEESELSTFQPILLTVNGDNANSSTIRFFVDKALMCNDDIGNYEKIVFIVDYNDKENREWALKNLLSLKNNGYEPTIHHNASGTWKKL from the coding sequence ATGACGGAATTTATTTTTTATCGAATCCATGATGATTGGCGAATTCAATTTTATAAATTATTACATAAAATTTATAATAAGGATTATGTAATTTCTGTTCAATGTGGTTCTGAATCAGTGCGTGACTCGTTGAATGAGTATTTATGGAATTATAAAGCAGATAGTTTTCTGCCTCATGGTATTGATACAGGAGAAGAAAGTGAATTATCTACTTTTCAGCCTATTCTTTTGACTGTAAATGGAGATAATGCTAATTCATCTACTATACGTTTCTTTGTTGACAAGGCTTTGATGTGTAATGATGATATTGGTAATTATGAAAAGATAGTTTTTATTGTAGATTATAACGATAAAGAGAATCGTGAATGGGCTCTAAAGAATTTGCTTAGTTTGAAAAATAATGGATACGAACCTACTATTCATCATAATGCTAGTGGTACTTGGAAAAAATTATAA
- the ndk gene encoding nucleoside-diphosphate kinase → MAVERTFSMIKPDAVKRHLTGSMIQKLEDHGLNIIASKLVWMTKTQAEGFYHVHKNRPFFAELVQTMISGPVFLQVLEGEDAVRKNREIMGDTDPQKASDGTIRKKYGISIGENSIHGSDSLKTAAEEISYWFSVSEIVG, encoded by the coding sequence ATGGCTGTAGAAAGAACTTTTTCAATGATAAAACCTGATGCTGTAAAACGCCATTTAACTGGCAGTATGATACAGAAATTAGAGGATCATGGATTAAATATCATTGCATCTAAACTTGTTTGGATGACTAAAACTCAAGCAGAGGGTTTTTATCATGTTCATAAGAATCGTCCTTTTTTTGCAGAATTAGTACAAACAATGATTTCTGGTCCGGTTTTTTTACAGGTTCTTGAAGGAGAGGACGCTGTTCGTAAAAATCGTGAAATTATGGGAGATACTGATCCGCAAAAGGCTTCTGATGGAACAATTCGTAAAAAATATGGTATTTCGATAGGTGAGAATTCAATTCATGGCTCGGATTCTTTAAAAACCGCGGCAGAAGAGATATCTTATTGGTTTTCCGTAAGTGAAATTGTAGGTTGA
- the dctA gene encoding C4-dicarboxylate transporter DctA: MEKSINISKKASIPLYKHLYLQVVIAIITGVSLGYFYPQIGIQMQSLGEIFISITKMLITPVIFLTVATGISRMTNMQGVSRIFWKSMLVFFICSMSALIIGLFVANIAKPGAGMNVDLRSLDTEMSNSGNYSKHEETFIGFIKGIIPKTLLSALTSGNILQTLFVALLFGISLSLVGEKSKNVRNALEEMNLPVFKMVSILMKFAPVGAFGSMAFTIGKYGLSSISNLIYLIVCLYATSAFFILIILGIVARLCNFSVMKLIFYLKDEILLVFSTSSSESALPGLVKKMEEVGCHRSVVSITVPTGYSFNLDGSNIYITLAALFIAQATNIALSIEEQISLLLIAIISSKGAAGVTGAAFTTLAATITMFPTLPIGGMTLILGVDRFLSECRSVTNFIGNAVVTVVISKWENKVDQDTLNKHIGIK; this comes from the coding sequence ATGGAAAAATCAATAAATATTAGCAAAAAGGCTTCTATTCCCTTATATAAACATCTTTATCTGCAAGTGGTTATAGCAATTATCACTGGAGTTTCACTGGGCTATTTTTATCCGCAGATAGGCATACAAATGCAGTCTTTAGGCGAAATATTCATTAGTATAACAAAAATGCTTATAACGCCTGTGATATTTCTTACAGTTGCAACTGGTATTTCTCGTATGACCAATATGCAAGGGGTTAGCAGGATATTCTGGAAGTCAATGCTAGTATTTTTTATATGTTCAATGTCTGCACTTATTATTGGATTGTTTGTAGCAAATATAGCAAAGCCAGGAGCAGGAATGAATGTAGACTTGAGATCGCTAGATACGGAAATGAGTAATTCTGGGAATTACTCAAAACATGAAGAAACTTTTATAGGATTTATAAAAGGAATTATTCCTAAAACTCTTCTAAGCGCTTTGACATCTGGCAATATATTACAAACATTATTCGTAGCTTTATTATTTGGAATTTCTCTATCTTTAGTTGGAGAGAAGTCAAAAAATGTTAGGAATGCTTTGGAAGAAATGAATTTGCCTGTTTTTAAAATGGTATCGATACTAATGAAATTCGCTCCTGTAGGTGCCTTTGGATCTATGGCATTTACAATAGGGAAATATGGCTTATCTTCAATTTCCAACCTTATTTATCTAATAGTTTGCTTATATGCTACTTCTGCATTCTTTATTTTAATTATTCTAGGAATTGTAGCAAGATTATGCAATTTTTCTGTAATGAAATTAATATTTTATTTGAAGGATGAGATACTTTTGGTTTTTAGCACATCCTCATCAGAATCTGCATTGCCAGGATTAGTGAAAAAAATGGAAGAAGTTGGATGCCATAGATCAGTTGTAAGTATTACCGTTCCTACCGGTTATTCTTTCAATCTAGATGGAAGCAACATTTACATAACACTAGCAGCATTATTCATAGCACAAGCAACTAATATTGCCCTAAGTATAGAAGAACAAATATCTCTGCTTTTAATTGCAATAATTTCATCAAAAGGAGCAGCAGGAGTAACAGGAGCTGCATTTACAACATTAGCAGCAACTATAACTATGTTCCCAACATTGCCTATTGGAGGGATGACATTAATTTTGGGAGTAGATAGATTTTTATCAGAATGTAGATCTGTAACAAATTTTATTGGTAATGCAGTTGTTACAGTGGTCATAAGCAAATGGGAAAATAAAGTAGATCAAGATACATTAAATAAACATATAGGCATAAAATAA
- the nth gene encoding endonuclease III, producing MILSRKTNSIKKEENPRCLYNEAELEQILYRFSLKWPSPKGELDYINHFTLLIAVLLSAQSTDVIVNKATKSLFDIAETPEKMLSLGEEKIRNYIKTIGIYRNKAKNIISLSNILINKFNSKVPQNMEELMILPGIGRKSANVILSMAFGMPTIGVDTHIFRIANRIGLAPGKTPDKVENSLMKIIPKKHIYHAHYWLVLHGRYTCKARQPKCQLCIISDICKQTQFKK from the coding sequence ATGATTTTATCAAGGAAAACAAATAGTATTAAAAAAGAAGAAAATCCAAGATGCCTGTATAATGAAGCAGAATTAGAACAAATATTATATCGTTTTTCTTTAAAGTGGCCCTCTCCAAAAGGTGAATTGGATTATATAAACCACTTCACATTATTAATAGCGGTATTACTTTCAGCTCAATCCACAGATGTTATCGTCAATAAAGCAACGAAATCACTATTTGATATAGCTGAAACACCAGAAAAAATGCTTTCACTCGGAGAAGAAAAAATTCGCAATTACATAAAAACTATCGGAATATATCGCAACAAAGCAAAAAATATTATTTCTTTATCTAATATTCTCATAAATAAATTTAACAGCAAAGTACCACAAAACATGGAAGAATTAATGATACTTCCTGGAATAGGCAGGAAAAGTGCTAATGTAATTTTATCAATGGCTTTTGGAATGCCAACAATTGGAGTTGATACTCATATATTTCGTATTGCTAATAGAATAGGATTAGCACCAGGCAAAACCCCTGATAAAGTAGAAAACTCATTGATGAAAATTATTCCTAAAAAACATATATATCACGCTCACTATTGGCTGGTACTACACGGACGATATACTTGTAAGGCTCGCCAACCAAAATGCCAATTGTGTATAATATCTGATATATGCAAACAAACACAGTTTAAAAAATAA